Proteins encoded together in one Terriglobia bacterium window:
- the nuoF gene encoding NADH-quinone oxidoreductase subunit NuoF, with the protein MAELTSHPDEVRIVSSRFGKGAADIEQYLKLDGYKAVQKALKMQPDDIINEVKTSNLRGRGGAGFPTGMKWSFVPKESAKPKYILVNGDESEPGTCKDRLILEHDPHTVIEGVIIAGLAVGAKIGYIYIRGEYRYLVDITRKALADAYAKGFLGKNIFGSGKDFDVYWHTGAGAYEVGEESALMESLEGKRGIPRIRPPFPAVVGLWGGPTVINNVESIASVPHIIMMGGQKFADYGPPKNGGTRLFCLSGHINKPGVYELPLGYPMKKLIYEVGGGIPNGRKLKAVVPGGSSTFLLTAEEAEGINCDFDSFAKRGEFLGSGGVVILDDQTCMVKFALRVMKFYQHESCGWCIPCREGTDWLKKTLTRFHNGGGLKKDIDNIKYLAQNMLGRTFCPLGDAAAIPTMSIVDKWRGEFEAHLEGKPCPFEPNAQISELPVLSH; encoded by the coding sequence ATGGCGGAACTAACCTCCCATCCCGACGAAGTACGCATTGTCTCCAGCCGCTTTGGCAAAGGTGCGGCCGATATCGAGCAGTATCTGAAGCTTGACGGCTACAAGGCCGTGCAAAAAGCCCTCAAGATGCAGCCCGACGACATCATCAATGAGGTCAAGACTTCAAACCTCCGCGGGCGCGGCGGCGCAGGCTTCCCCACCGGCATGAAGTGGAGCTTCGTCCCCAAGGAATCCGCCAAGCCGAAATACATTCTGGTCAATGGCGACGAATCCGAGCCCGGCACCTGCAAAGACCGCCTGATCTTGGAGCACGATCCTCATACCGTCATCGAAGGCGTGATCATCGCCGGCCTGGCCGTGGGCGCCAAGATCGGCTACATCTATATCCGCGGTGAATACCGTTACCTGGTGGACATCACGCGCAAGGCGCTGGCTGACGCCTACGCTAAAGGTTTTCTGGGCAAGAACATCTTCGGCAGCGGCAAGGATTTTGACGTTTACTGGCACACCGGCGCCGGCGCCTATGAAGTGGGCGAAGAGTCCGCGCTGATGGAATCGCTGGAAGGCAAGCGCGGCATTCCCCGCATCCGTCCTCCGTTCCCTGCGGTGGTTGGGCTTTGGGGCGGACCAACGGTGATCAACAACGTGGAGTCCATCGCCTCGGTCCCGCACATCATCATGATGGGCGGCCAGAAGTTTGCCGATTACGGCCCTCCCAAGAACGGCGGCACCCGCCTGTTCTGCTTGAGCGGACACATCAACAAACCGGGCGTGTACGAATTGCCGCTGGGCTACCCGATGAAGAAACTTATTTACGAAGTCGGTGGAGGCATCCCCAACGGACGGAAACTCAAGGCCGTGGTCCCCGGTGGCTCTTCCACCTTCCTGCTCACTGCGGAAGAAGCCGAGGGCATCAACTGCGACTTTGATTCCTTCGCCAAGCGCGGCGAATTTCTCGGTTCCGGCGGCGTGGTCATCCTGGACGACCAGACCTGCATGGTCAAATTCGCGCTGCGGGTAATGAAGTTCTACCAGCACGAAAGCTGTGGCTGGTGCATTCCCTGCCGCGAAGGCACGGACTGGCTCAAGAAAACGCTGACCCGCTTCCACAACGGCGGCGGATTGAAGAAGGACATTGACAACATCAAGTACCTGGCGCAGAACATGCTGGGCCGTACGTTCTGCCCGCTAGGCGACGCCGCGGCCATCCCGACCATGTCCATTGTGGACAAGTGGCGCGGCGAGTTTGAAGCCCATCTGGAAGGCAAGCCATGTCCGTTTGAGCCCAACGCCCAGATCAGCGAGTTGCCGGTGCTGTCACACTGA
- a CDS encoding four helix bundle protein has translation MDSRTEQLRTRTKEFAVRIVRLFRSLPPATEAQIIGKQLLRCGTAVGANYRAACRARSKAEFVSKIGIVTEEADESAFWIELLSDLKIMRKERLEDLLKESRELTAIFSISRQTAKQR, from the coding sequence TTGGATAGCAGAACGGAGCAGCTTCGCACGCGAACCAAGGAATTCGCAGTCCGTATTGTTCGTCTGTTTCGTTCGTTACCGCCAGCTACAGAGGCGCAGATTATCGGGAAGCAGTTGTTACGTTGCGGTACAGCGGTTGGAGCCAACTATCGGGCTGCCTGCAGGGCACGCTCAAAAGCAGAGTTTGTTTCGAAGATCGGAATAGTAACGGAAGAGGCAGACGAGTCGGCTTTCTGGATTGAGTTGCTGTCTGATCTAAAGATCATGAGGAAAGAGCGTCTCGAAGATTTGTTGAAGGAATCCCGGGAACTCACAGCAATATTTTCAATTTCCCGGCAAACAGCAAAACAGAGATGA
- a CDS encoding NAD(P)H-dependent oxidoreductase subunit E produces the protein MAVISEKLDKFFDEKMKEYPTKRSFLVPMLIYSQDEVGCVSDDVISHLAKKTELTELEVRNVVSYYSMLRTKPIGKFNVQVCTNICCMLRGSDELFEHCKKTLGIGHKGTTTDGVFSLEEVECIGACSWAPAVQVNYDFHENLTVDKMDQVLESYRKKTKQ, from the coding sequence ATGGCCGTCATATCTGAGAAGCTTGACAAATTTTTCGACGAAAAGATGAAAGAGTACCCGACCAAGCGCTCCTTCCTCGTCCCGATGTTGATTTATAGCCAGGATGAAGTCGGGTGTGTCAGCGATGATGTGATTTCGCATCTGGCAAAAAAGACCGAGTTGACTGAACTTGAGGTCCGCAACGTGGTCAGCTATTACTCCATGCTGCGCACCAAGCCCATCGGCAAATTCAACGTGCAGGTGTGCACCAACATCTGCTGCATGCTGCGCGGCTCTGATGAACTTTTTGAACATTGCAAAAAGACTCTGGGCATCGGCCACAAAGGCACAACGACAGACGGCGTGTTTTCCCTGGAAGAGGTCGAGTGCATCGGCGCTTGCAGCTGGGCGCCAGCCGTCCAGGTGAACTATGACTTTCATGAGAACCTGACGGTAGACAAAATGGACCAGGTGCTGGAGAGTTACAGAAAGAAAACGAAACAGTAG
- the nuoD gene encoding NADH dehydrogenase (quinone) subunit D, which translates to MGHLTSTPVIDPAGDKTMILNMGPQHPSTHGVLRLLLEIDGEAVVRMMPDIGFLHTGIEKTCEAKFYQQIVPLTDRIDYLCPMVNNLCYVLAVEKLLGLEIPPRATWMRVLLAELQRISSHLVWLGTHAMDIGAMTVFLYCFREREELLKIYEMVSGQRMMTSYFRIGGLALEAPLGFFEKVKKFLDTFSEKIDEYENLLTGNRIFINRLKGVAQISAEDALAIGMTGPALRASGVDFDHRRDLPYCGYENFKFKVPVSQDGDVWARYVCRVQELRESREICVQALEGMPKGPIKADAPKVVLPDREKMKTQMEALIYHFKIVTEGFAVPAGEVYQAIESPRGEMGYYVVSDGTAKPMRVHMRSPSYANLQALPQMCEGKLIADVVAAIGSIDIVLGEIDR; encoded by the coding sequence ATGGGGCATCTCACTTCCACTCCGGTCATTGATCCCGCCGGCGACAAGACCATGATTCTCAACATGGGCCCGCAACATCCATCCACGCACGGCGTGTTGCGTTTGCTGTTGGAGATTGACGGCGAAGCCGTGGTCCGCATGATGCCGGACATCGGCTTTCTCCACACCGGCATTGAGAAAACCTGCGAAGCTAAGTTTTATCAGCAAATCGTCCCGCTCACTGACCGCATTGACTACCTCTGCCCCATGGTCAATAACCTGTGCTACGTGCTGGCCGTGGAAAAGCTGCTGGGCTTGGAGATTCCTCCACGCGCCACCTGGATGCGCGTGCTACTTGCCGAACTGCAGCGCATCAGCTCACACCTGGTCTGGCTGGGGACGCACGCCATGGACATCGGCGCCATGACGGTCTTCCTCTATTGCTTCCGTGAACGCGAAGAGCTGCTGAAGATCTACGAGATGGTCAGCGGCCAGCGCATGATGACCTCTTACTTCCGCATCGGCGGCCTGGCGCTGGAAGCGCCTCTCGGTTTCTTTGAGAAGGTGAAGAAGTTTCTCGACACGTTCTCCGAAAAGATTGACGAATACGAAAACCTGCTTACCGGCAACCGCATCTTCATTAACCGGCTGAAGGGCGTTGCCCAGATCAGCGCGGAAGACGCCCTGGCCATCGGCATGACAGGCCCGGCCCTGCGCGCCAGCGGCGTGGACTTTGACCATCGCCGCGACCTTCCTTACTGCGGCTATGAGAACTTCAAATTCAAGGTCCCTGTCTCCCAGGATGGCGACGTCTGGGCCCGTTACGTCTGCCGCGTACAGGAACTGCGCGAATCGCGGGAAATCTGCGTACAGGCATTGGAAGGCATGCCTAAAGGTCCCATCAAAGCGGACGCACCCAAAGTCGTTCTGCCCGATCGCGAGAAGATGAAGACCCAGATGGAAGCCCTCATCTATCACTTCAAGATCGTGACCGAAGGCTTTGCGGTCCCGGCGGGCGAGGTTTATCAGGCGATTGAGTCGCCGCGCGGAGAGATGGGCTACTACGTGGTCAGCGACGGCACGGCCAAGCCCATGCGCGTACACATGCGTTCGCCCTCGTACGCCAACCTGCAAGCCCTGCCGCAGATGTGCGAAGGCAAGCTGATCGCCGACGTGGTGGCCGCGATCGGGAGCATTGACATCGTCCTCGGGGAGATTGACCGGTAA
- a CDS encoding NADH-quinone oxidoreductase subunit C, giving the protein MALAPAITDLEQLKDRPLVAALVAWNPAAVQGAKFDRDELSIYVARENIREACAQLKSQGLTDFMSDLTCADFYPREPRFELAYHLLCMKNKARVRLKVKLSGDDPVVESITAVWPSANFFERELFDLFGVRFLGHPYLRRIMMPEDWEGHPLRKDYPVEGYR; this is encoded by the coding sequence ATGGCCCTGGCCCCTGCAATCACTGATCTGGAGCAACTCAAGGACCGTCCGCTGGTGGCCGCGCTGGTGGCCTGGAACCCGGCCGCGGTCCAGGGCGCAAAGTTCGATCGCGACGAACTCTCCATCTACGTCGCCCGCGAAAACATCCGCGAAGCTTGCGCCCAGCTCAAGTCCCAGGGCCTGACCGACTTTATGTCGGACCTGACCTGCGCGGACTTTTATCCCCGCGAACCGCGTTTTGAGCTGGCTTACCACCTGCTCTGCATGAAGAACAAAGCCCGCGTGCGTCTCAAAGTCAAGCTCAGCGGCGATGATCCCGTGGTGGAATCCATTACCGCGGTCTGGCCATCGGCCAACTTCTTCGAACGCGAGCTCTTCGATCTGTTCGGCGTGCGTTTCCTTGGTCACCCCTATCTCCGCCGCATCATGATGCCGGAAGACTGGGAAGGCCATCCTCTACGCAAAGATTACCCCGTGGAGGGCTACCGCTAA
- the ndhC gene encoding NADH-quinone oxidoreductase subunit A, translating to MPDNNYFARYIPLLIQVVVALALAGIMVLLSTLVGQHKWNRAKNTAYECGINPTGDAQSRFTVKFYMVGMLFILFDVEAVFLYPWAVIARELKMFGFWEMLTYIGLVMVGFFYIWKKGVLDWNKPERTEG from the coding sequence ATGCCGGACAATAACTACTTCGCCCGTTACATCCCGTTGCTGATCCAGGTTGTGGTGGCCCTTGCCCTGGCTGGAATCATGGTCCTTCTCTCCACGCTGGTGGGGCAACACAAATGGAACCGCGCCAAGAACACCGCCTATGAATGCGGCATCAACCCCACGGGCGACGCGCAATCGCGCTTCACCGTAAAGTTCTACATGGTGGGCATGCTTTTCATCCTGTTTGACGTGGAAGCGGTCTTCCTTTATCCCTGGGCGGTGATCGCCCGCGAACTCAAGATGTTCGGCTTCTGGGAAATGCTCACGTATATCGGGCTGGTGATGGTGGGCTTCTTCTACATCTGGAAAAAAGGCGTGCTTGACTGGAACAAGCCAGAGAGGACTGAAGGCTGA
- a CDS encoding FecR family protein translates to MNEKYLWDRSGEPDPEIKQLEDALAPLRLRECRPKFTPPRKPTFLERIKAGSQLDWGTAVALAGCIAFIATMVFLLRHSATPPASLWDAQTTAGAPDLGGKVLQRAYLAPGVWLTTGNNESVHIDAKDIGEVEIGANSQVSLVEATPEQQRLSLRYGNMHARIYALPGLFVVDTPSARAIDLGCEYTLNVDREGRGELRVSSGWVSLNSNSPQALVPAGAVAKIAAGGALTAPYFEDSSPAFQQAVVDFSFISDASLRHPALTILLHDARQRDAFTLLNLFPRANESERLEVFDRLNRLVPAPPGITRETARNWQVNSMDAWWPVVHQALGLSEIKKGRKNPEKPGK, encoded by the coding sequence GTGAACGAGAAGTATTTATGGGACCGCAGCGGCGAGCCCGATCCCGAGATCAAGCAACTGGAAGATGCCCTGGCGCCTTTGCGCCTGCGCGAGTGTCGTCCCAAGTTCACCCCGCCGCGCAAACCGACCTTCCTCGAGCGGATCAAGGCCGGTTCGCAGTTGGATTGGGGAACGGCGGTTGCTCTGGCTGGTTGCATCGCATTCATTGCAACCATGGTCTTCCTTCTGCGCCACTCCGCCACGCCTCCCGCTTCGCTCTGGGACGCGCAGACCACCGCGGGCGCGCCCGACCTTGGCGGCAAAGTTCTACAGCGCGCGTACCTGGCTCCCGGCGTCTGGCTCACTACCGGCAACAACGAATCAGTCCACATTGACGCCAAAGACATCGGCGAAGTGGAAATCGGCGCCAACAGCCAGGTCAGCCTGGTGGAAGCCACGCCGGAACAACAACGTCTTTCTCTTCGCTACGGCAACATGCACGCCCGCATTTATGCGCTTCCCGGCCTCTTTGTGGTGGACACGCCTTCAGCCCGCGCCATTGACCTGGGCTGCGAGTACACCCTCAACGTTGACCGCGAAGGTCGCGGCGAGCTGCGCGTCTCCAGCGGATGGGTATCCCTCAACAGCAATTCTCCCCAAGCGCTGGTTCCCGCCGGCGCCGTGGCCAAAATCGCCGCAGGCGGCGCGCTGACGGCGCCTTACTTTGAGGACTCGAGTCCCGCATTCCAGCAGGCGGTGGTGGATTTTTCGTTTATCAGCGACGCGTCGCTGCGCCACCCGGCCCTCACCATCCTGTTGCATGATGCCCGCCAGCGCGACGCCTTCACTCTTCTCAACCTCTTCCCGCGCGCCAATGAGAGTGAGCGACTGGAGGTTTTCGACCGCCTCAACCGGCTGGTTCCCGCTCCACCCGGCATCACGCGCGAGACCGCCCGCAACTGGCAAGTCAATTCCATGGACGCCTGGTGGCCGGTAGTCCATCAGGCGCTGGGCCTGAGCGAGATCAAGAAGGGCAGGAAAAATCCGGAAAAGCCAGGCAAATAA
- a CDS encoding sigma-70 family RNA polymerase sigma factor, giving the protein MPVSAENSVGQETPRLRQLVADAQRGDMKAFGELYARFSRMVHGTLLARVPPADAEDLVQEVFLVALRKLKTLRDPAAFGGWLMTIARNRAMDFYREQNGSVEITDQHARHEPKTQAAMVAAAVLKIIQHLPEAYRDTLVMRLVEGMTGPEIAERTGLSHGSVRVNLHRGMELLRHALRNEAGL; this is encoded by the coding sequence ATGCCTGTGTCCGCTGAAAACTCCGTGGGGCAAGAAACACCCCGGTTGCGCCAACTGGTGGCCGACGCGCAGCGGGGCGACATGAAAGCCTTCGGCGAGCTCTACGCGCGTTTTTCCCGCATGGTGCACGGAACTCTGCTGGCGCGCGTCCCACCCGCGGACGCGGAAGACCTGGTGCAGGAGGTATTTCTGGTGGCGTTGCGCAAATTGAAGACCCTGCGCGACCCCGCGGCGTTCGGCGGATGGCTGATGACCATCGCCCGCAACCGCGCCATGGACTTTTATCGCGAGCAGAACGGCTCAGTGGAGATAACCGATCAGCATGCGCGTCACGAGCCCAAGACGCAGGCCGCGATGGTGGCCGCTGCGGTGCTCAAGATCATCCAGCACCTGCCGGAGGCCTATCGCGACACGCTGGTCATGCGCCTGGTGGAAGGCATGACCGGGCCGGAAATTGCCGAGCGCACCGGCTTGAGCCATGGTTCCGTGCGGGTGAACCTGCATCGCGGCATGGAGTTGTTGCGGCACGCGCTGAGAAACGAGGCCGGCCTGTGA
- a CDS encoding class I SAM-dependent methyltransferase, translating into MQSLKARLFLMSAGHYSNHRFYGAYKDGELRRALDSPFPSGQLPAGYGRWLDERLVEYPWMLNELSQESAYLLDAGSTLNHHLILSRPQLCGKKITIMTLAPEEDCFCRQGVSYVYGDLRHTFFRDEAFDCVVSLSVLEHVGLDNSRYVGSAVHSEPDPEGYLAAVAEFRRVLRPGGSCLISVPFGKQDVRTWLQVFDAAMLDRLIAAFQPASHTITYFRYTQKEEWQRSSQTEAADALYFDLNSDTPWPGCPAGAGAVACLHLKK; encoded by the coding sequence ATGCAAAGCTTGAAGGCCCGCCTGTTCCTCATGTCCGCCGGACATTACTCCAACCATCGCTTCTACGGAGCCTATAAGGACGGAGAACTCCGGCGCGCTCTGGACTCGCCCTTCCCATCTGGGCAACTCCCCGCAGGTTACGGCCGCTGGCTGGACGAACGCCTGGTGGAATACCCGTGGATGTTGAACGAGTTGTCGCAAGAGTCGGCTTATCTGCTGGATGCAGGCTCAACCTTAAACCATCACTTGATCTTGAGTCGGCCTCAGTTGTGCGGCAAGAAAATCACCATCATGACCCTGGCTCCAGAAGAAGACTGCTTCTGTCGCCAAGGTGTCTCCTATGTCTACGGTGACCTGCGCCACACTTTCTTTCGCGACGAAGCCTTTGACTGTGTGGTCAGTCTTTCCGTGCTCGAGCACGTGGGGCTGGACAATTCCCGATACGTCGGCAGCGCCGTCCATTCGGAACCAGACCCGGAAGGCTATCTCGCAGCCGTGGCGGAATTCAGGCGGGTGTTGAGGCCCGGCGGCTCGTGCCTGATCAGCGTCCCCTTTGGTAAGCAAGACGTCCGCACCTGGCTCCAGGTTTTTGACGCCGCGATGCTGGACCGCCTGATTGCCGCTTTTCAGCCCGCGTCGCACACCATCACCTACTTCCGCTACACGCAAAAAGAGGAATGGCAGCGGTCGAGTCAAACTGAGGCCGCAGACGCCCTCTATTTCGATCTCAACTCGGACACGCCCTGGCCGGGCTGTCCGGCGGGCGCAGGCGCCGTCGCCTGCCTGCACCTGAAGAAATAA